The Colias croceus chromosome 19, ilColCroc2.1 genome contains the following window.
gTTTATAGCGGAAtggttttttcttttttgtaactAATAAGCTTGAAGCAGTTATTTTGAATGGTTAAGTGAATGTGTGTTAATAGCACAGATATTTTCGGATTAATTTTTGCCGTTTTTTACCAATAAGACTATTAATAAAACGGAAGATAGATTTGAATAAACACGGTAAGAATCGAAATAGGGGTGTTTACTGTTTACATTATATAgggtactagcttaccgcccgcggcttcgcccgctttgtctaaaacctaataaattatatactaaaaccttcctcttgaatcactctatctattaaaaaaaaccgcatcaaaatccgttgcgtagttttaaagatttaagcatacaaagggacatagggacagagaaagtgactttgttttatattatgtagtgatcAACAAAAATGAAGATTACAACAATGGGAAATGGCCCATCAAGACTTCATTAAGTCAGTATTTAGTAGTAGAGATGCATTGTTTGAAATATTACCTGCATTCAAACTACGTACGATGAATATATAAAGAGATTCAACCAAATGCAGCTCTTGTGAGCTTTATCTAACGTaacttacaataaaattctaaGTTTATAAGGAGGGTTAGATCGTGAAGATATTTATATGCATAAACATTTGTTAGATAAAGTAATGGGCACAGATATGTACTGAATATATAAAGGACATCAAAGTAATAGCAACAATGAAAATACCCTACATGGACTAGAAATTTTTTAAGCCATATAGTCAAAATGCATCACTTACCTTTCGGCAGTTCGTAGTGATCTCTAAACGCTGCAAATACATCATTTTCTGATGTATTCAAGTGGTACATAGGAGTTTTTAGCATAGCGTCCAGAACTCTGCTTTTGTAATAAGCAGACGTATGTCTCTTCTGTTTTTTACCAAATTCGTATCCATAGTAATCGCTTGGTTCTGGCACTGCATAGTCTTCGTCGGATACCGTCACTAAGTCCTCAAAATCATCATTACTCGATGTTGaagttaatgaaataattaatataaaatataatgtgtatattttCATGCTCATTTCTGCAATGCGTCAAGCCGCGTGCGACTATGCTTCGCGAATCGCGTActgttatttttcaaatcttgACCATGCCTTTTACCATTGCCAAGTTTAGACGGAATGAACcggtttttatataaaacattatatttaattatgtagcttttttttggatattttcATTGTTCGTCGTAACGGGGTTGCAAATTTTGGCTTAAATTAATGAGAAGATTTTTCTATCCTGATAACGGTTTGTACGTCTaaacgttataatattatacttataaaaactataaattaatagtattaacATACGTTTTTGATATCATCTAAAATGAAAAGCCATTCACAGGttgatatttttctttattttgttaatcCTATCTTATGAACTGAATATTAAGCTAATGAGTAAGACAAAGTGTAACTTAACCATTAATTGAaactaaaattacaattaacttCCTTACgtcattgtttatttatttacgtcaTTGtatatctgggggcacggtagtgcccccgccaagacgagacAAGCGAACAaccgaagcgcacgggcactacctaccttttctcgaagcgcttcgacgtttttttgaattattttttatcaatatattaaaaatgtgatgaattttatgtttaattattaggtacttactgtTATAATTTAGAGTAtaatagatagatatatatatgtaattatttcatGACCAtgcgaaaataaatatttacagcCCCTATGCATTCAAAGTACAGATTGTAATAATCTTAATCTTATCttaatcttaatcttaatcttaatacatatatataaatctcgtgtcacaatgtttgtcctcaatagactcctaaaccacttaaccgattataataaaattcacacaccatgtgcagttcgatccaacttgagagataggatagtttaaatcttaaatagttttagagaaagcgggcgaagccgcgggcggtaagctagtatttatataaatagtggatttgtaaaataaactggCACGTATAtgtacaattaatatatatatagagcCTTTACAAATTatcgattaatttttttacatgcATGAATACGTTTCTTTTCAACATTGCTTGTATGAACATTTAAggcgtttttttttgttcaactTAATGCAATGAACCTAAAacaatcatttaatattaaaccatattacatacatattatattttatttttgaattaaatacagTATACAATTGATTCTTCAGccttttattgctaagaataCTAATTATTTTCTCTCCTTTCGattaaactttaatatatatgttaccggaaatgtatgtaatccgtcattgtatacaattcctaggaaatgtatacaattcctaaaatcgtacggaaatgtgtgaaataaattattttatacacatttcctaggaaatctatacatttcctaaatatctatcggaaatgtaaaacatttaagatattgatacGTCGTCGGCaagttgtatataatatggCCGTTTAGAAACGGTCGGCATTTTGTAGTAACTATGCCGATAATCCGTAATCAgaaatttttggtttggataagggggtgggttaggttaggttcgtgttttttaaaactacacagaaataggagccccacgaagtggggcccgtcggctcgcgaccgtctttttgtagaattttggaaaaagacGAATTTTCGGCATATTAAAACAGCTAGCCGTAATGTAAAACGGCGGATTGTACAATCCGACTGCGCCAAATATACGCGAGGACAGCGGGACGAGGGGACTGATTACttgcaaaatgaaaatttgattttataagaataaatataagttgattttgtgatatttacgtTTAAAGTTAGatagttgatttttaaaatgttaattagtaagataataatatgaacataatattattacaattttacggtatgactgttacccgattgtatcaataagagctataataaaaaaataacaacgtgttttattacagaaagcatttactttacacatttcctaatacgatataggaattgtatacaattcctaggaagattatacatttcctaggatatgcatgcattaaatagttttttaaacaatattttatacatttcctaaatggtatcggaattgtacacatttcctaggaattgtatacaattccttgatttcatacatttccggtaacatatatacCACTTTGGCTTCagcataaaatatgaaatctGCCTTAAATATTCCAATCTTTCTTTATCATATCGCCGGCTTTCAAACCAATCATCATACCAGGTCCGCTAGTGTGCGCTGAAATTGTTCTAGGAATAACGCTCGTATCAACTACACGTAAATTACTGATTCCTTTTACACGTAATTCTGGATCCGTTACTGCCAGAGGGTCACTGTCCGGGCCCATACGGCATGTTGATATCTGATGATGCAGGGTGGCCGTGAGAGTTCGCAAAGCACACTCCCAATATTCATCTGTGTCAAAAACAAAGTTCCTACACGTTCTGTAAGATGCAGGATGTATTTTTGCGCCAAACTTTTGAAACGGAGCCGTAGCTGCTATTTTTTGAATGTGTCGTATTGCAGCTACAAATGTGGCAACATCATTCGAATCTGTTAAATAGTTACCATACATTTTTGGATGGCTGAATGGGTTGGTGTCTCTTAATTCGACACGACCAACAGATTTGGGATGCAAAAGCATTGGGAATGCTGACCACGTATCGGTGCTGTCAATTGAACCAAATGCTTCGTCCATTACACTATCTACTATTCTCATTCCTCTACGAACTGCTTTACTTCCGCCTGGACCACCGTCTGATAGAATGGATCCGCCAATACTAATCAGTTCAATATCTGGCACCGTAGGTTCAGGGTCGGTAGAGACTGGGGTTTTAATGTAACCAATTCCCTCCACTGCACCAGGTGATGCAAATTCGTTATCGCCATTTTTAAACCATTGGGTTATTCCGTGAAGACTTATAGCTCGCCTTTCTAAGAATGATACATTGGTTTCGTTTAACGTAAATATAAGGCCGGGAAAACATATATGGTCGTAAAGAACTTTACCTACTGGAAGATCTTGAAGAACAGGTATACCAAGTGTACTTAAATGTTCGCGAGGGCCTATTCCAGATAACATAAGAAGTTGAGGTGACGCTATAGGTCCAGCAGACAAAATTACTTCTTTGCGAGCATAAACAGTATGCAGTAGTTTATTACGAACATACTCGATACCGTAAGCCTTTTTCGTGTTTGGGTCGATTAAGATTTTAGTGGCTCTAGTTTCCGGTAGTATATGAAGGTTACGcctatttttgtgtttatgaAGGAATGCTTTAGCGGAGCTCGTTCGATGACCGCCGCTTATTGTGACTTGGACGCGCCCGAATCCGAATTCGTGTGGGGCATTGTAATCGACAGTTGGATGACCGAGAATGGTGCCCGCCTCCAAAAATGCGTTGAGAAGCTTTGTTCTGAAATAACAGGATACAATCAAATTAATTGAGGTAAACGAACTTTAAGTAACTAGCACACAACATAGAAAcgtaaacaataattactgATTGAGATGGTAATgcttgaaaattatttattttatttggaaaaatatcaatggaattaatctttaaattattattagttattttaacaACAAATAAACTTACTTTATAGGAACAAATTCCACGGGAAGAGCACCATCTTGACCTCTATATGGATTTTTCTCAAATCCTTTTAAGGATGCCTTTTCAAGTTCgatgaaatatttcaatacGTCATTGTACGCCCTAAAAAGGTGAtggtaataaatatagtaattTTTCATATCGTTTTTAAGACTGCAATTAAAGCGTGGCTTTAATTTCAAGTTTCCGCTATAAATACAGATATCTTACAGCGTATTTTAAAGGACTGAGATTCTGCTCACATACTCTATCGATTTTTTGAGAGGTTATCTATCATTCAAGGTCTAATCGAATAAGGAATGGTGCCTAACTGATAATAAACAATGTCATGTCTTGAATTTCAATTAtgttaagttatatttttgagGTGGTGGGACCTGTATGTCATTGATGAGCAGTTTCTTGAATGAAAACCTTAAATTCGTATAATTTAGGGCTTATggcattatttttcttaattgtaGCTACGAGGTGCAGTGACTATCTCTATAGAAAACATATCACATTAAAAACGTgatcataattaaaatgttggATAAGGGAAAAATGGATTTTATTCTCGTTATGAAAAAAAGTCCCTCCCTGATAGTGCATAGAAGAGTGCTCACATATTTGCTGCTAAAGATAATGATTTACATGGGAAAAGCACCTGCCTTATTCAGAGTTACaagatttaacatttaaaatgaaaaagtttATACCATCCGTAATTCCCATCAGCTGCTATTCGATCCCAATCCTGTGGTCTGCCTCGGGTGAAGATCATATAATTGATGACAGACGTCCCTCCAACTGCTTTGCCTCGTGGCCAAAAGCACCGACCGTTTGACATGCCTGaagaaattaaacaaaactgTTAACGAGAGTTCATACATGTGTGTTTATTGGGGAATATAACGAGTGTATTCTAAGGAGCTTAGATATTAAAggaacatttaataaaaaaaaagtctgtTAGAAAAGTAAAATGGTTTAAAATGTATCAACATTTTTTAGTCACAGTAGAGACCTTACCCATACAGACGCCGGGTTGGTGCTCCATATAATATTGCCACGCGTAATCCGTCGATTGAAATACTGGTGCCAAAACTGGCATGTCAGTCAATATCATTTCTGGTTTGCCAGCCTCCAACAGCAGAACTGTGATGTTTCGGTTTTTAGACAGTTTATTAGCTAGAGCACACCCAGCTGATCCAGCTCCAATTATGATGAAGTCATATTCGGAGTATGGTTCGTTGAGACCTGGAAGAATGGTATTGCAATTATTATCGTTTCATCTTCATTATTAGCATACAGTTGTCCACTTATGGACATAGGCCTATGGGACGCCACTGAGCCCGGTGGTTCGCTCGTAGTCGCCAATTGTGACCAACcattaattatgaatatacCAGGATTGCGTCAACAGGTATTAAGAGACATCTTAACAAGTCATAGGTATTTATGCAAAATGGAATTTCGTATCAACATTAGAGTAGGTTAGGACCGCAGCTCTTTAATTCATAACGTGAAACACGATAAATAACTGTTAATTAATTAGTCTTTATCGATGAGATGACAGGAAACGTCGCTCCTCCTATGTGTTTCTATACTCAAcaagtaactaataaattgaattataatataaaaagcttaaaaacgagAACATAggcatatatattatattaatagcgCGATAAGAAGTTCAAAACTAGGCTCACCATTATGTTGAATAGGTTTGTTTATCTTGTTATAAATCGTGAAGAATAATTACCATACAATTAATCcaaattttgtttgaataCAGATCTAGAATGATCTCTAATTCTCTAATAAACGATACAACTGTTTTGCCCAAAACAAAATACTGTTACAAGTTTTTGCACGTAAATCTAactgtatatttaaatatggcctgttttgtatataattccAGTTTCGATTTcatcttgtttatttttttgttgaaatattCAAGTTTTTAACCGTTAATTTTATCTAGGGCTTTGTGTATCTTATGGGCTATAACCTAGTTTTTAAATTCGATACCACATCAatagtatataaaaattaactgGTTTACggtctttttttaatatttttttgtatttgggTGTAGTTCGGAGATCGCCAATATTTCAAGAAGCCTTTGTTATGAATAACGTTGATAATAATCGACAGAATTTTTAACTGCATTTTAAGTAGTTCACTACAACTAGATATTTTATCAACTCAATACTCTATACTTGACTCAAATACATCGTTCTCCTCAAGCTTTCCGCACATAGtatagtaaatttttattattaatataatattaagattatacATCTTCATATTCATCATATTCATAGCTTACTCATTGAATAATTGTAGGAATTCGCAATTAATatggaaattataaataccttGTTGTTGTAGCAAAGCTCGTATGGTATTTTTTCCTGACCTTATGGATTCTGATGTGAAGACGATGTTTCATTCTTCTTATAAAAGGTGTTAATTATTACTAGGTTAATGATAAAAGCCAGGATTCCATTCTAATTTGCAATGTCCGTATCAATGCATAGTTATAAATCCTCGGTTtctatatcactacatagatagtttttaatagatagagtgattcaggAGGAAGATTTTGgtatatgatttattaggTAGGATAAAGCGGGTGAacccgcgggcggtaagctagtgaaGTAATAAGAAAATGTTTGTTCATTACGGTTTTAAGACAAACCACAACTTCGGctaaatttgaatgaaaatagtCTACTAGACCCCTGAGTCAAACATAGAATGCTTTTCTTTCAAGAAAACAATTTTCCtgtataagtaggtaggtacataaaaatctatctctactgatattataaaaatgtagagtttGTTCGAATGCGTTTATGTTAGGAACTGCTGGttcgaattgaaaaatttttttgtgttgGATAGTCCTAACTCCTAAATCGACGAGAACGGTTATAAGTGTAACACCATGACAAATAGAGAAAGAGCAGACCTAAAAAATGTTagaaacaagtgataactgcgttaaaaacaaccgacttcaaacttgcacttgcaaaatttacaaatacctacagacaaaaatgctcataaaataaaaactactgggcctatccgaataaaatttttatgggaccaattcgacaccatcccgcatcgaacaaaaaaagaatcacgtaaatcggttcagaaacctcggagtaatcggtgtacatacataaaaaaaaaaaaaaatataccggccgaattgataacctcctccttttttttgaagtcggttaaaaaggcTTTAAGAGTTGCGTGGGtc
Protein-coding sequences here:
- the LOC123700104 gene encoding glucose dehydrogenase [FAD, quinone]-like, which translates into the protein MLTRFIVLFILFIGSSSIGEEGDSVHNASARSGKLFWPGSQSHLYDMVTEVASSMYGAHADGDFFDFLRDSFPLPGGLNEPYSEYDFIIIGAGSAGCALANKLSKNRNITVLLLEAGKPEMILTDMPVLAPVFQSTDYAWQYYMEHQPGVCMGMSNGRCFWPRGKAVGGTSVINYMIFTRGRPQDWDRIAADGNYGWAYNDVLKYFIELEKASLKGFEKNPYRGQDGALPVEFVPIKTKLLNAFLEAGTILGHPTVDYNAPHEFGFGRVQVTISGGHRTSSAKAFLHKHKNRRNLHILPETRATKILIDPNTKKAYGIEYVRNKLLHTVYARKEVILSAGPIASPQLLMLSGIGPREHLSTLGIPVLQDLPVGKVLYDHICFPGLIFTLNETNVSFLERRAISLHGITQWFKNGDNEFASPGAVEGIGYIKTPVSTDPEPTVPDIELISIGGSILSDGGPGGSKAVRRGMRIVDSVMDEAFGSIDSTDTWSAFPMLLHPKSVGRVELRDTNPFSHPKMYGNYLTDSNDVATFVAAIRHIQKIAATAPFQKFGAKIHPASYRTCRNFVFDTDEYWECALRTLTATLHHQISTCRMGPDSDPLAVTDPELRVKGISNLRVVDTSVIPRTISAHTSGPGMMIGLKAGDMIKKDWNI